The Pirellulimonas nuda genome includes a region encoding these proteins:
- a CDS encoding HEAT repeat domain-containing protein — MLDQAIESLKTYDWGTDLDALQPIEDAVIATHGDAAARADLEAKLTGVLQSGLSRDGIDYVCRKLRVIGTAASVPALKGLLAQQENSHMARYALEDIKAPEAAAALQESLAELTGDLKVGVISTLGVRRDPSSVAYLAGLVNDDDAAVACAAVYALGDIRSADAAAALSTAKPRQAVDAALTDASLACAEGLVGAGKKAKALAIYKKMASGDQPKHVRLAAAKGMLTCAGQ; from the coding sequence ATGCTCGATCAAGCCATTGAATCTCTGAAGACGTACGACTGGGGGACCGACCTGGACGCCCTGCAGCCTATTGAAGACGCCGTGATCGCCACCCACGGCGACGCGGCCGCCCGCGCCGACCTGGAGGCCAAGTTGACGGGCGTGCTGCAAAGCGGTCTCTCACGCGACGGGATCGACTACGTCTGTCGCAAGCTGCGGGTCATCGGCACGGCCGCTTCGGTCCCCGCGCTCAAGGGCTTGCTTGCCCAGCAAGAAAACTCCCACATGGCGCGGTACGCGCTCGAAGATATCAAGGCGCCCGAGGCCGCGGCCGCCCTGCAGGAGTCGCTGGCAGAGCTAACGGGCGACTTGAAGGTCGGCGTCATTTCGACGCTGGGCGTCCGTCGGGACCCGTCGAGTGTTGCGTACCTGGCCGGCCTGGTGAACGACGACGACGCGGCCGTCGCCTGCGCGGCCGTGTACGCCCTGGGCGACATCCGCTCGGCCGACGCGGCCGCCGCGTTGTCAACAGCCAAGCCAAGGCAAGCGGTGGATGCGGCTCTCACCGACGCCTCGCTGGCTTGTGCCGAGGGCCTGGTCGGCGCCGGCAAGAAGGCAAAGGCCTTGGCCATCTACAAGAAGATGGCCAGCGGCGATCAGCCCAAGCACGTCCGCCTCGCCGCCGCGAAAGGCATGCTCACGTGTGCCGGGCAGTAA